From the genome of Marasmius oreades isolate 03SP1 chromosome 1, whole genome shotgun sequence:
TTGCTGTCAAttatgatgaggacgagaGTCTTGAAGTCGACCCTGAAAGCGAGATCGGGAATATGATTGCGGGTTGGCGTGCCAGTAGCGATGTCGATGGAGTTAGCAACGGCGGATACGACAACGATGCTTCCACGTCCACGTAGAACTCCCCCcttttttcctcttcttgtGCTTTGCTTGCTTGCTCTGTAGAATGTGCTgctagtgctgctaatgCTACCTGTGTTTCTATTGTTTATTTTGTGTGGTTTTTGAGTGGTGTGATTGAGGAAATATGAGAAATTGCGGTTCACATTCGTTACATAGTCTGTAATGCATCGGGTTGCACGATACTAGCTATCATACAACGTTACTCGCTGTAAGCCTTGCCTTTCATTCTCATTCCCTTAACGCGTTGCTACGCTCACAATTCATTGCCAGCCCACCAGTTCCATAAATCACGTATGTTCTTCTACAAACCAACGAACTCGCTGCGACCCTCACCTTTCGCTGTCAAGTTACCTACTCGTTGTAATTCCCAGCATGCTTCACTCAGTCCCACAATTGGCTGCGAAGCTCTGGATGTGCTGCGACGCTCACTATGCCTCACAACGCCTCACAACCCTCCGCAAACACCCGGAATGGGTAGCAACTCGGTCAAGCCACTGAAACCCCTACCACACTTCATTACGCCCTACAATGCGCTGCAACCGGCCACAATTCGTTGAAAACCGCCTCGAGTGTGACAACGAATCGTTCCATAGGCGACAGTCTTGCGACTACGGTCGCGACACTGTCACGATAGTCTTACAAACCCTGGAGTTATATTAAAAGGGACTGCCACCCGGTACCTCGGATCGTGGTTTATACAAGGGATCCTGACGTATATAACGGAGTGGCAGCGTGGCCGGAAATTTGCTGATGTAGAAGCATGATATGACTCTGTCTCGTTATCGGGTATTACCCAGGCTGTTTTTAACGTTATGCCTCACAAGGCCTCGTATACTGCTCCTAGGCTTTTTCTGCAACGTATTAGGCGAGGAAAACCTACGGGAAGTTCAGGTATTGTTGAGGAGCTCGGGAGAAATCGGTGGCGTGCTTCTCGGCCTGATCCAGTCAAAAGTTCCGCGTGAGAGCGTGAGACCGTCTCATTCTGATCTCAACAGTCTGGCTCGTGCTTACCACTCCTGTAAGCCTCAAATAGACAAAATCCGAGTCTCAGAACAATACAATTAGAATTGTACTAATTTTTGACAGAAAAGCACGCACAAGGGGGAGGGCATGCCTTTGACACTCCGTCGATTCCGGCCCCAAGTCCTGATTAGCCTATGTCGCATAACTGTTAGTACACTTCTAGACGCAAGGTTAACCCTAGTGAACTTGAAGGGCATTCGCCCAATGCTCAAGTGAAAAGTGCAAAACGAAAAGGGCCCGGCAAAGTTAATGCATATTGAGTTCCTCGTCGGGTCTGCTACTAGTGAAACCTTTGCAGACCGTCTCCGGTTGGTTTGCCAATGCCGAGTCGGAAGGGAAAGCATTCGGCGATGACTATTCGATTAGTATGATTgctctcgaactccattctATATACATTTCGTGTAATTCCTCGTTTCGTGGGAATGACCATAAGTATCATTATGGACTCACAAGCTTCAGCCGCTCTTCTGGATACCCTTGAACGTGAAGCTGATTAATGAAACAACTCATCCAGCTTGTAGCGGGGGCACGAGACATGGAAGGGGACATATCCTCTTTTGAAGCTCTGCCAACTGTCCAAAGCCGGCTGGTTGTCAGCCAGCCCTTTCAAGATGTGTTGGTCGGCTTCAGCAGCGTCGTTAGCAATGCGTTGGATAGCCTCATACTTCGTGGCTCCAGATTCCTTCGCGAGCATAGTCGGATAATTGTCTTCTTCTCCCGCGACCTCTTCTTTGTAAAGCGAAAGTACGTCGCTGTACGATAGTGAATCAGTTCAGACACAGGATATTAGTTAGAGTTCAAATGGACCGTACTTACTTTAAGCCGAGCATATAGACTACCAGGTGAGGTAAACATTGCATATACGATGCGACATCGACGTCCTTCGGGAATATGAACATCGTGAAGGCGACAGCAATACCAGTCATATTCAACCGCCAGTAAGTCGCGAAACCGGGTGTTTTGAAGCTCTATTCGAAAGGTAAGGATCAGAACAAGACATGAGTCTAGAAATCTCACTGTCATCTCCCGAAATTCTATGTCCATAATCAAAGAAGTTACAAAATCCAACGTCGATGTTACAATCAAGTTGGCCTGTACTCGGTTATAATATTCGGAAGTATCCTGAAGAAGTTGGGCTAGAGCATCGAGGACGGGATGACCCTGCGGGAGTCCTTTTGCAAATCGTTCATTGAAACCTTCCATCTGTTTGTTGTTCTGAGAGAAGCAATCATCCAGCACCAGGGTAAGTACTGTATAAATGACAACAAACACTTGATTGCGTTTCGGAAGATGCGAGTAACACGCAAGGATGAACTCGACCCCAACGGAGAGGTATTTCTCCATGTAGGGAAGAGACAATGGCAAATGGAACTTGGAGTTCAGAACCTCCTTGCAATCGTCGTACaattccccttcaattgacGGAAGTTTCTCGAACGGGGTTTTGGATTTCCCAAGGAGCTTTTGGACTAGGGTCTTGATGAACGATTTCGTAGTATCAGACAATGGTTCAGACGCCTAATGGGAGGATCAGTTACAAGACTTGCTCTCAAGGGCCATTCGCTCACCACTTTGTTTTCGGTTTGTGAATTGTTCATGTTGGCCAGGTGAGACGTAGTTCGAGTTTGGTGCTACGTATGTGCTGCCAGAGCATGCATCTTAAATACGATTGTGGTGAATTTGGTTGTTCCTTGCTTGAGATTGAGTCTCTCCCAGATAAGAAAGCCGCCACGCGGAAGCGGAGCGTTGATCACGACGGGCACAGGTACACGGAACTGGTCAAGGATAGAAGtgtgagcgcttgagcggtCGGTCCGATTCCATCGTAAGTGTGATGCTCCAGAAAATTGGCCGTCTTCGGATCCGAGATGCATACCTATTCTTGTCAGCACGAGTTCTATCCGGTAACTCCAACTTCACTACAGAAGACCGGCGTCGGTAAAATCAGGATTCAGTAAAGATACGACTTAAAATAACGATGACGCACATTCCTGTAAGCCCATTGTGGAGCAACTCTGGTACCGTACATGTATTCCATCTACCAATGTCATGACAGAACGCCATAGTACCTAGAGTGAGTCAACATTCAGGCCTTCGAGTCCCAAGGAGCCCCACAAAGAGATCGTCGAGCTTCATTGCCAAAAAAACTCCAAAGGTCCACCCTTTCAGAATAACCTAATCCTTGCTTTCGGCTCTTGCCAAACCAACCCATAGCTGGCTTTCCCCCGCCAAGCTTCATGTATAATACCATTGGCGGTGGTCAAAACCGAGGTGACCGCCTGGTAAATCGAAAGATAGATAACTCGGCATAGTCCCACATGGGAACCACCGGCACTCACGATCAACCTGTGGCGAAGCCCCCACCAAGTGGCGAGGTCTCCACCAAGTCCCCATACATTCGTTCAAGATGTCGGTCGTTCGTGTAAGCCTAGCTGTCATAGCTTTCGACGGCTCAAGTGACATTCGGATAAAACTGAGGTCTCGCCGAGGGTCAGAGGACATCCAAAGACCTCAATACAACTCATAGGCAACATGGACTGCCAATGGGAGAATCGACAATGGCACTCTTCCTCCACTTCGACACGATGGCAATTGACAGCGGAGGATGATATACAATAGATCGATGTCATAAGAACGTAGTTGAAACGCGGAGCCTGGAAACTTAAGTGAATGATAATCCAGTTGAAAGATATGGACGCACCTCATCCCGAAATAGACAACAAATAGATGGACGTTCAAAAACAAGCGCAGCATAGCTGAAGCTTCAAATCCAGGCTCGTAGGCCTAACATGATAGTAGAAGAGCACTGTAGAAGGGCTGTGCGAGGCGAGCTCGGTAAACAGCTTGCTTCCACGGTGGGACAATGTCGAACAGCAACAGGTGGCGTGTGACGACATAATACGGCTGGCGGGTCGTGCCTGCTGCGCAGATGCGTCGTGTTCAGCCAGACTCGTAGCCGGAGGAGAGCAGAGTCTCTCAAGAGTCAAAGTAATCGC
Proteins encoded in this window:
- a CDS encoding uncharacterized protein (antiSMASH:Cluster_1.3), with translation MNNSQTENKVASEPLSDTTKSFIKTLVQKLLGKSKTPFEKLPSIEGELYDDCKEVLNSKFHLPLSLPYMEKYLSVGVEFILACYSHLPKRNQVFVVIYTVLTLVLDDCFSQNNKQMEGFNERFAKGLPQGHPVLDALAQLLQDTSEYYNRVQANLIVTSTLDFVTSLIMDIEFREMTSFKTPGFATYWRLNMTGIAVAFTMFIFPKDVDVASYMQCLPHLVVYMLGLNDVLSLYKEEVAGEEDNYPTMLAKESGATKYEAIQRIANDAAEADQHILKGLADNQPALDSWQSFKRGYVPFHVSCPRYKLDELFH